The Glycine soja cultivar W05 chromosome 4, ASM419377v2, whole genome shotgun sequence genomic sequence TAAATAGCAGTATATAGCCATAGATTACATCATTATTTActcagaaaaacaaaattacaatttacaaacaaGTACGTTTTATTATCTGACCAAGGTATTTTCCTGGGCTTCTGCATCAATTTTGAGACTGCAAATGCAAATTGTTGGCGAAATTTGTTTATCTGGTGAAGGAAACAACTCAGGAGAATTCATATTCCAGTACTCTCCATTTCTTGTCTTCTGCTGCTCAACCATGCCACCATCTTCACTTGAAACAGCTACCTTTATCCAGTTGCACCAGATTCTCAACATTATATACAACATTACTAAGCATATCAGGGTGGAAGTAAGGACAATGGCTACTATGATTGCTGCTACTTGTGCGTTTGATAGCTGCATTCGCTCCTTCCCCGTAGCTTCCAAGCACAATGTTAGTGGAGGGCCACACAAGTGGTCATTGTTCAGAAAGGAGCTTAATGGGAACCCTGAAAAGGTTGAGGGAATGAGGCCATTAAGATGGTTATATGAGAGATTTAGCATATGCAGGCTGGTAAGTTGACCAAGTGAAGGAGGAACTTGTCCTTGAAGATGGTTAAAGGAAAGATCAAGTCTTTCTAGCTTCATGAGATTTCCAAGAGATGATGGAATCTCACCAGAAAAGTGGTTTCTACTCAAGTCCAATATGACTTGTAACTCAGTAACCCCTCCTAGTTCAGCTGGTATAGTACCTGAGAGGAAGTTCTCTGAGAGCCTTATCTCATACAGCTTGGTGCATTGCTGAATTGTTGATGGAATGAGGCCAGAGAGACCATTCTTTTGCAAGTTGAAGACATTGAGTGAAGTAAGGTTTCCAATCTCTTGCGGGATTTCACCCGAGAGATTGTTGTGATGGAGAGAAAGCTTAAGCAACTTTGAGCAGCCACCAAGCTCAGGAGGAACCCTTCCATGAAAGTTGTTGAATGAGAGATCCAGCTCACCAAGTTCTTGTAAGCTTCCCAGCCAAGGCGACATTTCCCCGCTCAATCTGTTATTATTCAGTAGAAGGTGTTCAATTTTCTTGCAGTTTGAGAGTTGAGGTGGCACATGTCCTGTCAAGTTGTTGAATGACAAATCAAGGAAGTTTAGCTCAGTGAGGTGGCCAAGTTCAGAAGGAATGGTTCCTGTGAGATAATTGTTTCCAAGTCTGAGACGCGTGAGATCTCTGGAGTTGCCTAGAATAGAAGGGATGGAACCTGAGAAGCTGTTGTTTGTCAAGTCCAAAACAGTGAGAGAATTTGAACCAGTCAGAGGAAAGATACTTCCACTGAACTTGTTATTGGAAAAGTTTATGATTTTAAGGTTTCTAAGAAGAGAGAGGGAATCGGGTAGTGGTCCTTCGAAGGAGTTGTTGTAAAGGGTAATGGTTCTAATTTGTGAAAGGTAACTGAATGTGGGGGGTATGGAACCTGACAACTTGTTATCTGCTAAGGCCAATAACTGAAGCCTTTTACAGTACCCCATGCTTGGTGGGATTGGACCTGACAGATCATTTTGCCTTAAATGGAGAATAGTTAAGTCCTTTAGCTTACCTATAGTCTTTGGAATGGGACCAGAAAAATGGTTTCCAAAGAAGTCAATTTCAGTTAATCTTGTGCAGTTTGTTAACTCTCTTGGTATAGGTCCAGACATCTGGTTATCATAGAGGTAAATGGTGTTCAACCTCTTAAGCCTTCCAATCTCCACAGGGAGTTTTCCTGTGAAAAAGTTACCAAACAAGAAAAGGCTTCTCAAGCTACTAATGTTTCCAATTCCTGGAGGTAGAGATCCACTGAAGCTGTTGTTGTTGAGCACAAGATCTGTGAGGTTCTGTAGCTTGTCCAGGCTTGATGGAAGTTCACCTTCAAAACTGTTATCAGAAAGGTCCACCTGTTGGATTGAGCTGCAGTTGAGAAGCTCCAAGGGAAATCTTCCAGAAAGCTTATTCCTAGCTAAGAACAGTTGCTGAAGTTTAGAACCTCTGAGGCAGAAGTTATATGGAATACTACCTGTTAAAGCATTATCAGACAGAACCATAGTTTCAAGATTCTGTAATTTGACATTGAGGAGGGCTAGTGGACCAGAAAGGCTGTTTCTGGATAAGTCAAGCTTCTGTAGCTGGCTCAAACTGTTAAGCTCTGAAGGAATTTCACCATTTAACAtgtttccaagcaaattcaggTATGTCAAATTGGAGAGAAGACTCAAAGAGGTAGGAATTGATCCTGATAGAGTGTTATTGGCCAGGTTCAGAATTCTCAATGATTTGAGAGACCCCAAAGAGGAGGGTATTTCTCCTTCAAGCATGTTGTTTGATGCTGCAAAATTTTGGAGCCCTTCACAGCCTTGAATCTCTTCAGGTATGTAACCACTAAGACTGTTCACTTGCAAATCAAGAGACACAAGATTCTTCAACTTACCAACCTCAACAGGTATGCTTCCATTTAAGTTGCAGTTGGCTACACCAAACACTGTCAACTCACTCAAGTTGCCAATACTAGGTGTTATTTCACCTTCCAACATGTTATCTCCTAGTCTAAGAACTTGCAACTTGCTCAAATTACCTATCTCTTTAGGAATGGCACCAGAGAGATAATTTGAGTAAAGCAGAAGTGTTCTTAGATTTTGAAGCTTCCCAAGTTCAGAAGGGATTGAGCCTGTGAGGGAGTTTGAAGACAAATCAAGTGATTGAAGAGAAATGAGGTGGCTGAACTCTCCTGAAATGGAACCTGATAGTCCTGAGCCAGACAAATTAAGGCC encodes the following:
- the LOC114409846 gene encoding LRR receptor-like serine/threonine-protein kinase GSO1; this translates as MYGISLPKHTLWTILSCVRLFIMKLILIKHSAMDSIYMCHFILLLTIVCTVVVATLGDNTSESYWLLRIKSELVDPLGALRNWSPTTTQICSWNGLTCALDQARVVGLNLSGSGLSGSISGEFSHLISLQSLDLSSNSLTGSIPSELGKLQNLRTLLLYSNYLSGAIPKEIGNLSKLQVLRLGDNMLEGEITPSIGNLSELTVFGVANCNLNGSIPVEVGKLKNLVSLDLQVNSLSGYIPEEIQGCEGLQNFAASNNMLEGEIPSSLGSLKSLRILNLANNTLSGSIPTSLSLLSNLTYLNLLGNMLNGEIPSELNSLSQLQKLDLSRNSLSGPLALLNVKLQNLETMVLSDNALTGSIPYNFCLRGSKLQQLFLARNKLSGRFPLELLNCSSIQQVDLSDNSFEGELPSSLDKLQNLTDLVLNNNSFSGSLPPGIGNISSLRSLFLFGNFFTGKLPVEIGRLKRLNTIYLYDNQMSGPIPRELTNCTRLTEIDFFGNHFSGPIPKTIGKLKDLTILHLRQNDLSGPIPPSMGYCKRLQLLALADNKLSGSIPPTFSYLSQIRTITLYNNSFEGPLPDSLSLLRNLKIINFSNNKFSGSIFPLTGSNSLTVLDLTNNSFSGSIPSILGNSRDLTRLRLGNNYLTGTIPSELGHLTELNFLDLSFNNLTGHVPPQLSNCKKIEHLLLNNNRLSGEMSPWLGSLQELGELDLSFNNFHGRVPPELGGCSKLLKLSLHHNNLSGEIPQEIGNLTSLNVFNLQKNGLSGLIPSTIQQCTKLYEIRLSENFLSGTIPAELGGVTELQVILDLSRNHFSGEIPSSLGNLMKLERLDLSFNHLQGQVPPSLGQLTSLHMLNLSYNHLNGLIPSTFSGFPLSSFLNNDHLCGPPLTLCLEATGKERMQLSNAQVAAIIVAIVLTSTLICLVMLYIMLRIWCNWIKVAVSSEDGGMVEQQKTRNGEYWNMNSPELFPSPDKQISPTICICSLKIDAEAQENTLVR